The proteins below are encoded in one region of Nostoc punctiforme PCC 73102:
- the parA gene encoding ParA family partition ATPase, whose product MKIAVLNQKGGSGKTTVSIHLAHAFSMIGYRVLLVDTDPQGSTRDWAAARNGEAPFSVIGLDRPILHKELPKLAQGYDFVFIDGAPRVSDLTRSAIMAVDFVLVPVQPSPLDVWAVHEVVELVQEATIYKPDLTAAFLINRKIANTALGREVTEVLGEYPFPVLKAQISQRVAFAECLNIGSTVLEAAPKSAASDEVRAVVEEILEAREETNHGRS is encoded by the coding sequence ATGAAAATTGCAGTTTTGAATCAAAAAGGGGGCAGTGGCAAGACCACAGTATCTATCCATTTGGCTCATGCTTTTTCGATGATAGGGTATCGAGTATTACTTGTTGATACTGATCCTCAAGGCTCAACCCGTGACTGGGCAGCAGCACGTAATGGTGAGGCTCCATTTAGCGTTATTGGTTTGGATCGTCCTATCTTGCATAAAGAATTGCCCAAACTAGCGCAGGGGTATGATTTTGTTTTCATTGATGGTGCGCCAAGAGTTTCTGACTTAACCAGATCAGCAATCATGGCAGTGGATTTTGTGCTGGTTCCTGTACAACCATCTCCTTTGGATGTGTGGGCGGTGCATGAGGTAGTAGAACTGGTACAAGAGGCCACTATATATAAGCCAGACCTAACAGCAGCATTTCTAATCAACAGAAAGATAGCGAACACTGCTCTTGGGCGAGAAGTAACTGAAGTTTTAGGAGAATACCCCTTTCCAGTGTTAAAAGCACAGATAAGTCAAAGGGTAGCATTTGCTGAGTGTTTGAACATTGGGAGTACTGTTTTGGAAGCTGCCCCGAAAAGTGCTGCCAGTGATGAAGTACGAGCTGTTGTTGAGGAGATATTAGAAGCAA